Proteins found in one Amycolatopsis aidingensis genomic segment:
- a CDS encoding MarR family winged helix-turn-helix transcriptional regulator, producing MPESEPRRAGRGARSQTSTETGRAGAVAPDDVDAMADAVLTASRLLVAVSARSIAAVAEVITLPQFRLLVVLEGRGPLKLTALADQLAVNPSTATRMVDRLVSAGFVSRETNPASRRELMVTLSRAGAEVVAEVTARRRAEITRIVSRMPPDTRHDLVRALTAFAEAGDEPPAPGPAGAPLF from the coding sequence GTGCCGGAATCCGAGCCTCGCCGAGCCGGTCGTGGCGCGCGTTCCCAGACGAGCACCGAGACCGGGCGCGCCGGTGCGGTGGCGCCCGATGACGTCGACGCGATGGCGGACGCCGTGCTGACCGCGTCCCGCCTGCTGGTCGCCGTGTCGGCCCGCTCGATCGCCGCGGTGGCCGAGGTGATCACCCTGCCGCAGTTCCGGTTGCTGGTGGTGCTGGAAGGCCGCGGCCCGCTCAAGCTGACCGCGCTCGCCGACCAGCTCGCGGTGAATCCCTCGACCGCGACCCGCATGGTCGACCGGCTGGTCTCGGCCGGGTTCGTCAGCCGGGAGACCAACCCGGCCTCCCGGCGCGAGCTGATGGTGACGCTGAGCCGCGCCGGTGCGGAGGTGGTGGCCGAGGTGACCGCGCGCAGGCGGGCCGAGATCACCAGGATCGTGAGCCGGATGCCCCCGGATACCCGGCACGATCTGGTCCGGGCACTGACTGCGTTTGCCGAGGCCGGTGACGAGCCGCCAGCGCCAGGGCCCGCCGGCGCCCCGCTGTTCTGA
- a CDS encoding HalD/BesD family halogenase, producing MTVHGSSSPSDIAEDERVERVVDTDRYPLGHPGGPAWTEVVATVHRELRDVGCSVLPDFIRPELQDELRRECAGIAPLAHDEMEVVNAYNIATDTQLPADHPGRTTMERGNAFVAQDHIPRHFLIQRLYRSVEFQRFIAACFELPQIHELADPLSKLCLNVITPGLSHPWHFDTNEFTVSLLTQEPEQGGVFEYCPNIRSAREENFAGVRAVLDGHGEQAVRRLTLRPGDLQLFKGRYSLHRVTPVRGETARHSAILAYSERPGVVGSVARTRQLFGRVLPEHLAAERRAVRGDQLLD from the coding sequence TTGACAGTACACGGATCGTCGTCCCCATCGGACATCGCCGAGGACGAGCGGGTCGAGCGGGTGGTGGACACGGATCGCTACCCGCTCGGGCACCCTGGCGGCCCGGCGTGGACGGAGGTCGTCGCCACGGTCCATCGTGAGCTGCGGGACGTGGGCTGCAGTGTGCTCCCCGACTTCATCCGGCCCGAACTGCAGGACGAGCTCCGGCGGGAATGCGCCGGGATCGCACCGCTCGCGCACGACGAGATGGAGGTGGTCAACGCCTACAACATCGCGACCGACACGCAGCTGCCAGCCGACCACCCCGGTCGCACCACAATGGAACGTGGGAACGCATTCGTGGCGCAGGACCACATCCCGCGGCACTTTCTGATTCAACGGCTCTACCGCAGCGTGGAGTTCCAGCGGTTCATCGCCGCCTGCTTCGAGCTCCCGCAGATTCACGAGCTCGCCGACCCCCTTTCGAAACTGTGCCTGAACGTGATCACCCCGGGCCTGTCCCATCCCTGGCATTTCGACACCAACGAGTTCACCGTCAGCCTGCTGACCCAGGAGCCCGAGCAGGGCGGCGTTTTCGAGTACTGCCCGAATATCCGCTCCGCCAGGGAGGAGAACTTCGCCGGGGTGCGCGCGGTACTGGACGGCCACGGCGAGCAGGCGGTGCGCCGACTCACCCTGCGCCCCGGTGACCTGCAGCTGTTCAAGGGGCGGTACTCGTTGCACCGGGTCACCCCGGTGCGCGGAGAGACCGCTCGGCACTCGGCGATCCTCGCCTACAGCGAGCGGCCGGGCGTGGTTGGCAGCGTGGCGCGGACCCGGCAGCTGTTCGGCCGGGTCCTGCCGGAACATCTCGCCGCCGAGCGCCGCGCCGTCCGCGGCGACCAGTTGCTTGACTAG
- the sbnB gene encoding 2,3-diaminopropionate biosynthesis protein SbnB has product MSGIAPPPLHVLTAAEVSGVVENDRQGALDAVRAAYLAHHRGDTVNPHSSFLRFPRRERDRIIALPAYLGDEREVAGIKWIASWPGNTAQGIPRASAMLILNDMATGYPYAMLESSIVSATRTAASAVLAAEELLGARKADRVGFVGTGLIAEHVRRFLRDLDWNIGGYRLFDLDPAAAARFGETIRADGGSEVRVAEDPAGAFADADLVVIATVAGEPHLFDPGLLARAPVVLHLSLRDLSPELILGATNITDDVDHAVRERTSLHLAEQHTGSREFVHGTIGGVLEGTVRPEPGRATVFTPFGLGVLDLAVGRWVYDRLTAQGGGRPIPGFFDLPE; this is encoded by the coding sequence ATGTCCGGTATCGCACCACCACCGCTGCACGTCCTGACGGCCGCCGAGGTGTCGGGGGTGGTGGAGAACGACCGGCAGGGCGCGCTGGACGCGGTGCGCGCGGCGTACCTGGCGCATCACCGCGGCGACACGGTGAACCCGCACTCCAGCTTCCTGCGCTTCCCGCGGCGGGAACGGGACCGGATCATCGCGCTGCCCGCCTATCTCGGGGACGAGCGGGAGGTCGCCGGGATCAAATGGATCGCCAGCTGGCCTGGCAACACCGCGCAGGGCATCCCGCGGGCCTCGGCGATGCTGATCCTCAACGACATGGCCACCGGCTACCCGTACGCGATGCTGGAGTCCTCGATCGTGTCCGCCACCCGCACCGCGGCCTCGGCCGTACTGGCCGCCGAGGAACTGCTCGGCGCGCGCAAGGCGGACCGGGTGGGCTTCGTCGGTACCGGCCTGATCGCCGAGCACGTGCGCCGGTTCCTGCGTGACCTGGACTGGAACATCGGCGGCTACCGGCTGTTCGATCTCGACCCCGCGGCGGCCGCCCGGTTCGGCGAGACCATCCGCGCGGACGGCGGCAGCGAGGTGCGCGTTGCCGAGGACCCTGCCGGGGCCTTCGCCGACGCCGACCTGGTGGTGATCGCGACAGTGGCTGGCGAACCGCATCTGTTCGATCCCGGCCTGCTGGCACGGGCACCGGTGGTGCTGCACCTCTCGTTGCGCGACCTCTCCCCCGAGCTGATCCTCGGCGCCACCAACATCACCGACGATGTGGACCACGCGGTAAGGGAACGAACCTCGCTGCACCTTGCCGAGCAGCACACCGGAAGCCGGGAGTTCGTGCACGGCACCATCGGTGGGGTGCTGGAGGGCACGGTGCGCCCCGAGCCCGGCCGGGCCACGGTGTTCACCCCGTTCGGACTGGGTGTGCTGGATCTCGCCGTCGGCAGGTGGGTGTACGACCGGCTCACCGCGCAGGGCGGTGGCCGGCCGATTCCCGGTTTCTTCGACCTCCCGGAGTGA
- a CDS encoding choline/carnitine O-acyltransferase has product MPVNDNPEWSTRTFGNEDRLPRVPLPTIEDSCARFLEWCEPLLTEEERARTEAAVTAFLQPDSPARTLHAELERYNAAEGVRSWLDRFWPARYLGRRDRIALNANFFFLFQESPQGQLERAAGLVAAAVGYKKLLDEEAIPAVVQRGAAHSMEQHKFLFSTTRIPGAEQDTVRAPYSAQHPGPSPARHIVVFFRGNIFRMDVLGQDGHPFPADDIEASLRSVLESGATRAGDDAAVGALTTKARAEWAADRQALLAGNPGNAAALETVESALFCLCLEDFAPANPEQACDQLLHGDSGNRWFDKAVSLIVFADGTAGINVEHCGLDGTTILSFVDTLLSTPVAEHEARSGARPQGVPTVEPVEFVLDERQRAEVRDAAAAFAAYAADTATTTVSFDFGAEEIKRLRCSPDAFAQLAYQLAHRRAKGFTGATYESIATRQYQNGRTEAMRVVTPEILRFVAAMDDPGTDPATRVAAFRAAADKHVSRAKECQQGDAPEQHLWELQLIQRREGERLGATAPLELYDSPGWTIMRNDYLSTSSAPSVHIQYFGFGSTSSTCIGVAYVLLPQRWNLYLSTPRPVAEQMFTFARELTRAVGELRELLAAEQA; this is encoded by the coding sequence ATGCCCGTGAACGACAACCCGGAATGGTCCACCCGCACCTTCGGTAACGAGGACCGCCTGCCCCGCGTGCCGCTGCCCACCATCGAGGACAGCTGTGCCCGGTTCCTCGAATGGTGCGAACCCCTGCTGACCGAGGAGGAACGAGCCCGGACCGAGGCCGCGGTCACGGCGTTTCTCCAGCCGGACAGCCCGGCCCGCACCCTGCACGCCGAGCTGGAGCGCTACAACGCCGCCGAGGGGGTGCGCAGCTGGCTGGACCGCTTCTGGCCGGCCCGCTACCTCGGCAGGCGGGACCGCATCGCGTTGAACGCGAACTTCTTCTTCCTGTTCCAGGAGTCACCGCAGGGGCAGCTCGAGCGGGCGGCCGGGCTGGTCGCGGCCGCGGTCGGCTACAAGAAGCTGCTCGACGAGGAAGCCATCCCCGCGGTGGTGCAGCGTGGTGCCGCGCATTCCATGGAGCAGCACAAGTTCCTGTTCTCCACCACCCGAATCCCCGGCGCGGAGCAGGACACCGTGCGGGCGCCGTACAGCGCGCAGCACCCCGGTCCTTCGCCTGCCCGGCACATCGTCGTGTTCTTCCGGGGCAATATCTTCCGGATGGACGTCCTGGGCCAGGACGGGCACCCGTTCCCGGCCGACGACATCGAGGCGAGTCTGCGTTCGGTGCTCGAGTCCGGCGCGACCCGCGCCGGCGACGATGCCGCGGTCGGTGCGCTGACCACCAAGGCCAGGGCGGAGTGGGCGGCAGACAGGCAGGCGCTGCTGGCCGGGAACCCCGGCAACGCCGCGGCACTGGAGACCGTGGAGAGCGCGTTGTTCTGCCTGTGCCTCGAGGACTTCGCCCCGGCGAATCCCGAGCAGGCCTGCGACCAGCTGCTGCACGGGGACAGCGGGAACCGGTGGTTCGACAAGGCGGTCTCGCTGATCGTGTTCGCGGACGGCACCGCGGGGATCAACGTGGAGCACTGCGGCCTGGACGGCACCACGATCCTGAGCTTCGTGGACACCCTGCTGAGCACGCCGGTGGCCGAGCACGAGGCACGGTCCGGTGCCCGGCCGCAGGGGGTGCCCACGGTGGAGCCGGTGGAGTTCGTGCTGGACGAGCGGCAGCGGGCGGAGGTGCGGGACGCGGCGGCCGCGTTCGCTGCCTACGCCGCCGACACGGCCACCACCACGGTGTCCTTCGACTTCGGTGCGGAGGAGATCAAGCGGCTGCGGTGCTCGCCGGACGCCTTCGCGCAGCTGGCCTACCAGCTGGCGCACCGGCGCGCCAAGGGATTCACCGGGGCCACCTACGAGTCGATCGCCACCCGGCAGTACCAGAACGGGCGCACCGAGGCCATGCGCGTGGTCACCCCGGAGATCCTGCGGTTCGTGGCCGCGATGGACGATCCCGGCACCGACCCGGCCACCCGGGTGGCAGCCTTCCGTGCGGCCGCCGACAAGCACGTTTCCCGCGCCAAGGAGTGCCAGCAGGGGGACGCCCCCGAGCAGCACCTGTGGGAGCTGCAGCTGATCCAGCGGCGGGAGGGCGAGCGGCTTGGCGCCACCGCGCCGCTGGAGCTGTACGACAGTCCCGGCTGGACCATCATGCGCAACGACTACCTGAGCACCAGCTCGGCTCCATCGGTGCACATCCAGTACTTCGGCTTCGGGTCCACCAGCAGTACCTGCATCGGGGTCGCGTACGTGCTGCTGCCGCAGCGGTGGAACCTCTACCTGAGCACCCCACGCCCGGTGGCGGAGCAGATGTTCACCTTCGCTCGTGAGCTGACCCGCGCGGTCGGGGAGTTGCGCGAGCTGCTCGCCGCGGAGCAGGCGTAG